From Xiphophorus hellerii strain 12219 chromosome 20, Xiphophorus_hellerii-4.1, whole genome shotgun sequence, the proteins below share one genomic window:
- the pmepa1 gene encoding LOW QUALITY PROTEIN: protein TMEPAI (The sequence of the model RefSeq protein was modified relative to this genomic sequence to represent the inferred CDS: deleted 2 bases in 2 codons), whose product MLNLMGVLNATAPNVSCTCNCKPYTSIQNMEITQLEFVQILVIVVFMMVMVVVITCLLNHYRMSARSLLSRHSPARRRHLPLANEGSLWSSESTGTSSGLNQHQVYNPRPPDRGVMSYLQRDPQPSQPQPLLQSQRFQQTYGPSRFQPTYPYLPQSLIDLPPTISLSDGEEPPPYQGSCTLQLRDPEQQMELNRESVRPPPNRTVFDSHALDPSHSCLQARLQAPPPSVHSGISVLAAQEALSRQQKQNSQVEGTPPTYSEAIGHFYHPATLASTQSHRTVSSLQGTPSSLIHGLLRPLPKQQGSVENRNTRNTKEKSQKPEQV is encoded by the exons CCCAGCTGGAGTTCGTCCAGATCTTGGTGATCGTGGTGTTCATGATGGTCATGGTGGTGGTCATCACCTGTCTGCTCAACCACTACCGCATGTCTGCGCGCTCCCTGCTCTCCAGGCACTCC CCTGCCCGCAGGAGGCACCTGCCGCTGGCCAAT GAGGGAAGCCTGTGGTCGTCTGAGAGCACTGGGACCAGCAGTGGTCTGAA TCAGCACCAGGTGTATAACCCGCGGCCCCCGGACAGAGGAGTCATGTCGTACCTGCAGCGCGACCCGCAGCCCAGCCAGCCGCAGCCTCTGCTTCAATCACAGCGCTTCCAGCAGACGTACGGCCCGAGTCGCTTCCAGCCGACATACCCCTACCTGCCCCAGAGCCTCATCGACCTCCCGCCCACCATCTCCCTCTCAGACGGCGAGGAGCCGCCTCCGTACCAGGGGTCCTGCACTCTGCAGCTGAGGGACCCTGAACAGCAGATGGAGCTGAACCGCGAGTCGGTTCGCCCTCCGCCCAACCGAACAGTGTTTGACTCCCACGCCCTGGACCCCTCCCACTCCTGCCTGCAGGCCAG GCTGCAGGCTCCGCCCCCAAGCGTCCATTCAGGTATTAGTGTGCTA GCGGCCCAAGAGGCTTTGTCCcggcagcagaaacagaactCTCAAGTCGAGGGTACTCCCCCGACTTACAGCGAAGCCATCGGGCACTTTTACCACCCAGCAACACTCGCCTCCACCCAGAGCCATCGGACGGTATCGTCCCTGCAGGGGACGCCGTCCTCTCTCATACACGGCCTGCTCAGACCTCTGCCCAAGCAGCAAGGAAGTGTGGAAAACAGGAACACAAGGAACACAAAGGAGAAATCCCAGAAGCCGGAACAGGTGTGA